Part of the Deltaproteobacteria bacterium genome, GGTATCTCTTGTTTTGGGGATCATTGGACTCATTGTGTGGTGGGGATATTTCATCAAGGCTTTGATGGCGGGCATACCCGCAGTGCTCCTTCTAGGGGGCGCCTTAGCGACCTACCTGGGCATTGAAGAAATTAAGGATAAGAAAGCCGCTGAAAGTCTTAATGACGAGAGGGAAAATCTCAAACACGAAGTCGAAAGCCTCAAAGAAGAACTGAAAGAACTCAAGGGCGAAAAACAGGCTGAAGGGGAAAAAACCGAAGGCTAACCAGTGAAAGAGGCTCTTTGGGCCTGTCTTTTGAAATCTATAGACCCGCGGGCAACAAACATGGGATCCGTTCAAGGATCCCATGTTTGTATTAGAGCTTCTTCCCATCCCGGTGTGTGAAAAAACGGTCTCCCTTTTTATTTTTCAGGAACATAATTTTCCGCACCGGCCCCTGGGTTTTCGGCCTTAGTGGATTTCGAGGGCATTGAAAAAATAACCGATTTCAAAGCGGGCAGTAGCCTCTGCGTCTGAGCCGTGGACGACATTCTTTTCGATGTCCGTTGCAAATTCCCGCCGGATGGTGCCCTCTTCCGCCTCCTCGTAGTTTGTGGCCCCCATCAGCTCTCGGTAACGCCTGATGGCCTCCTCGCCCTCGAGCACCATTACGATACAGGGACCGGAGGACATGAAATCCGTCAGGCTTTCATAGAACGGTTTGCCCTCATGGACCTTGTAAAATCCCTTTGCCTGCTCTTTGGTCATGTGGATCATCTTCATGGCTTTGATTTTAAGATCCGCGGCCTCGATACGTTTAATGACTTCCCCGATCAGGCTTCTGGAAACACCGTCCGGCTTGATGATTGAAAGTGTTCGCTGGTTCATGACAATTGGTGACCTCCCGTGATACATTAGTCGTAACTCTTGACCCCTTGGGAATCCAAGGTTGGCCCATAAAAGCAAAATTGTTTGTCCTACGTCAAGGATTTTATACCTCACGTCCATTCATCGATTGAAAGGAAAGGAATGCATCATGACTCAACAGGATTTGATAAAGGATGATAAAAGAAAACAACAGCGAATGGACCGGGGACACCTCTTCCATTTCAGGTGTTACCCGGGAATATCTTGCTTTACACAGTGCTGCAGGGATGTCACCATTCTGCTCACGCCCTATGATGTGGTCAGGCTGAAAAACGGTCTCGGGATCTCATCCGATACCTTTTTAGACAGCTATACCCTGGTCCTTCCCAAAAAAAATCGTCTTATTCCCATGGTCGTTCTAAAGATGAACGAAGATGACAAGAGGTGTCCCTTTGTTTCTGAAAAGGGTTGCTCGGTCTATCCTGATCGTCCATGGCCCTGCAGGATGTATCCCCTGGATATGGCGGACGATGGGACTTTTCACCTGATTACGGATCCCGCCCGGTGTGGAGGCCTGAAGGAAAAAGACACCTGGAAAATCGATGAATGGCTGAAAGACCAGGGCACCGATCCTTACGATGAAATGAACGAGCTTCTATCCACTATCACAATCCCGCTCCAGGCCCGCGACCTGGATATCGACAACCCAGACATTTCCAGGATGGTCTTCATGTCCCTTTACAATCTCGATAAGTTCAGGGAATTCGTATTCAAAAGCTCTTTTCTTGATCGCCTGGACGTAGAACCTGAACGGGTTGAAAGGATAAAGGAAAACGACATCGAGCTCCTGAAATTCTCTTTTGACTGGATCAAATTCGGTCTTTTTGGGGAGAAGCTGTTCTGGGTCAAAGAAACACCGCGCCCGTAGTCAATACAGCGTCCCAGGGCCTGTGAAGAGGATCAACATGCCTGATTCTGTGGAAAGTGGAACCGTCTTCCACCCCTTGAAGGAATCCTCGTTTCAATTCGGGTGTCATAGGGGAATCGAATGCTTCACGAAGTGTTGTGCCGACCTCAAGCTCGTTCTGACGCCTTACGACATCCTCAGGATGAAAAGGCGACTGGAGCTCAGGTCGGACGTTTTCCTGGATCGGTACACGGACACCCGGTTGGAGCCCGATTTCAGGTTCCCCCGTGTGATCTTGAAGATGCGGGATGATGATCGGAGGACTTGTCCCTTCGTTACAACGGATGGATGTTCCATTTACGAGGACCGGCCGGGGGCGTGCAGGATCTATCCGCTTGGTCGGGCCTCTATGGTACTGGAGGATGGGAAAGGAAAGGTTTCGAAGGAAAAATTCTTCATCGTTCGGGAAAAACATTGTCTCGGTTTCAGCGAAGGCCGGAGATGGACCCCGGAAGAATGGATGGAAAACGAAGGATTAGGGGAATACAATCGACTGAATGATCAATGGCAGGAGATCCTTACCTCATCCAAGAACCTTGGGAATGCGGATGAGATTCCCCGAAAAATCCAGATGTTTTTCATGGCCTCATACAACCTGGATCGGTTCCGCGAATTCATCTTTAGGTCCCGCTTCCTATCGCTTTTCGAGGTGAATCCTTCAGAGAGGGAAGACATCGCCTCCGACGATACGGCCTTGCTCCATTTTGCCTTTCGGTGGCTGAAATTCAGCCTTTACGGTGAAGGAACCATCAAGATGAAAGCCTGAGACCCTGCGCCGTATCCTCTCCTTTCCACCCAGGGACAGGATCAGTCCTCCACCGTTCGTGGGCCGATGTACCCGGGCCGGTTTCGGATCAATCCATCGATCTTTTCACTGTTTTCACCTAGAAATTTCAATATCTTGTCCGATTTCGATTTCAGCAGGAAAGAATTTTTTTCCTGAATCTCCCTCCCCTTGATCAGGAGGTTGTTCTGGTAAAGGAAGGAGATGATAGCGTCATCGGCATCCAAGAGGACATCGAATCGCTCCTGGAGATAGTCCAGCCACTTTCCGAACTCGTGAGGGTGTTCCAGGTGCTCCGCCGGAATCCCCAGTTCGTAAGCCAAAGGGGTAAGACTCCCAGGCATAATCCTGGAACCCCCGAGGTAATCCAGGACATGGGCCAGTTCGTGAATCAGAGTCGAATCCTCGATATCCCTGGAAATGGCAATATAGATGTGATCCGGATCCGCCTTCATGGTCTTATAGACATTGACGAAAATACCCCCGCTCTTACCTTCGTCGACTTCAGGGCGGGTAGTTCCAAAGACATTGAGCGCGGCGTAGGCCTTGAGATCAATGAATTTGATCCCCATGGAACTTCCCGTCAATCCTTGGATGTCAAGGGCCTCCAGCATCTCCTGTGATCGGCCGTGGGTCACGGAGGGCAGGGCGGCGATTCTCTCACTCATCTCCTCCAGACTCACCTGTCCCAGGTTTCCAAGGGCGAGTTCTTCTTCTCTGCCCATGTGACATTTCTTGAATTTTTTTCCACTGCCACAAGGACAGGGGTCATTTCTCCCGATCTTCAGCATTACATGGCTTCCTTGAAAGATTTTTTCAATCTTCGATTATCCGGTCCTTGTGAGCATCATAGGACCAAGCGGGCAACGGTCCCGACTTTCCGGTTTCCGGGTTCATACGGTGCCTGTACGAGGCCTTGACACCCTGGGTCTCCATCATGAAGTCCCAGCCGCGCACGAAATATGGGCATTCATCATTGAAACAGACCCACTGGAAGGCCGTCGCCCAGGTGGAATCCGCTGGAGTGCGCCATTTTTTCATTAAGGCACCGCAATGGGGGCATTTCGGAACATCCTTGCTTTCCATTTTTTCCTCCTTCGGTGCTTGTTGTCGAGTCTGGAGCAGGACCGTTCATGATTCGCCATTGAGAGACCGCCGGCTCTCATGAAGGTCCGCTTTCCCAGGAAAAGAGCCAAATCCCGGTGTCGTCCCCGAGGATTTGGCTCTCATCATATCCGAAAGGCGTGTTTTCTGCCCTGCTAGGCAGCCCCTTTCAGAGATTTTTCGTACCTGTCCTTCACAGCCATCAGGTAGACGACTACCGGCCGGAAGGCCAAATGGGCCCACTTGGCGAATGGAACCTCCAGGACAAGCATGGGTACAGCTATCATGAGATGGATGGCATAGATGACATAGGTCGCCATAGGCCAATCCAGGAGCCGAGTGAAGTGCACGATGATACCGGTCAAGGTGGTCAACTGCAAAAGGATGAGAAACATCCAATCCGTCCCATGAGAGTTCTTGTACGGGGCTTTGCTCTTTTTGATTCTGCCGATCAGTGCATAGGTCGTCCCATAGAGGAGGGCGAAAGTGGCATAATAGCCGAGCAACCTGATCGGATGAAAGAAAGGATAAATCACATCGCGCTGGAACATGATCTTCTCCCAGGAAAGACCCACGACATGGATGCCTCCCGCCAGGAAAATTACAACCAGCATGAATGCCGTACTATAGCCGGTCATGATCAGGAGGTGTACCAGCCATTGCATTTTGTCCGTACAATCACTGAATTTCTTCTGGGTCAAGAAATGGATGACGAGTTCCTTGGCTTCCATGAGGTAATGTTCAAGGGGGATTTTTGATTTCAAGTCCCCCATGATAAAACTAAAGCAGCGGTAAGTGTTGCTCAAAAGGAAAAATGTTAACACACCGGCCATGATAAGGTCTGCTATTTCAATTGCGGGCGCTGGCCAAACGGAATTCAGGTGTGCATGTTCCATGTTGGGATTTCCGGCCCGGAAAAGCAACAGGGCCAGCCCCACAAGCAAAGCGACAACCACGATCGCGAAGATTTCGAATTTCTCGGAAGTGTAAAACCTCCGTGCGAAACCTGTCCAGTCATACTGGGAGGTGAGATAGCGGCGCATCACCATCATCGTCTCGCCGGGATCCGCCTGGCGGGGGCAGTTGTCGGAACAATCACCACAGTAATAACAAAGCCAGGGTTCAGGACTCTTTAATAACTTATCCTTAAGCCCCATCTGGGCGTATTTAACCAGTTTTCTTGGGAAAGGATTCTCCGGTGTGGACAGGGGGCAGACCGCCGTGCAATTTCCGCAATGAAAACACTTACTGGCATCTTTCAGCCCGAATTCCCTTAGTTCCTTCATCAGGTTCGGGTCCACTCTAACACTCATGCTTTCACCTCCTCTGGGCGTCTATCGTTGTGGCCCGCAAACGGCGGGGATACCGGAGGGCGAGCCTCCGGATCCTGCCGCTGCCAGCTTCTCCCAATTACCAACCTTTGAAGGGATTCGGTCCGATCTCTTCAATGGCCTCGGAGAATTCGTCCAGGAGTGCGGGCAGCTTGTCATAGTCGATAATCGAGACCGTTTCGAACCGCACACGCTCGGATTCCAGGGCCAAACGATCCAGTGTCTCAGAAACCTTGCTCAACCGGATATTGGCCAATTCGCTGCCTCTGATGAAATGACACTGATAGTCATCCCCATGCTGGCACCCGAGGAGAAGTACGCCGTCGATCCCCTTCGAAAGGGAGTCCGCGATCCACACGAGGTTCATGGATCCGAGGCAGCGAAGAGGGATCACCCGGACCCAAGGATTGTACTTCATCCGATGGATGCCGGCCATATCCAGGGCAGGATAGGCATCATTTTCACAGGCCAGGACCAGAATCCTCGGTTTTTCCTCGTCTTCTTCAGGCACCTCGATGGCCTTGATCATGTCTCCGATCATGGAAACAGAATAGTTCTTGAAAGAAATGATCCTCTCCGGACAAGCCCCCATACATACGCCGCACCTTCTGCAGCGTGTGGGTTGGGGCAAGGGGTTGGCCTTTTCATCCTCGTTGATGGCCCCGAAGGGACACTCAACCGTACAGCGCTTGCACTGGGTACAGCGTTGCATGGCGAATTCCGGGAAGCTCAAGTCTCCCGCCCTTGGATGGACCGCAGCACCCCTGGAAGTCAGTTCGATACACTGTATAGCCTTCATAGCGGCTCCAGCGGCATCTTCCTTGACATTGGCGATATTCATGGGCCGCCTCACGCAACCGGCTGCATAGATGCCGGTCCTGCGTGTTTCATAAGGGAAACAGATGAAATGCGAATCCGGAAAATCATCCTTCAAGGCAGGCAATTCCGGTCCCTGCCTGTATTCCAGGTTCAGGATTTCCGATTCCCTTATCACATCGAGTGGCACTGCCAAGTCGTCTTCTTCCTTCTTCCCTTCCTCGTCCTCTTCCTCGACCTTCTGGTAGATGTCCTCTCCATGGGTGGTGACGGGAACCATTCCGGTGGCCAGGACAACGAGGTCAAGGTTTTCCAGGAGAACTTTTTCGCCCAGTAATTCATCCTCCGCCTCGACCATCAGAGAATCTCCGTTGACCTTGACGGCATGATCCTGGCTGCGGATAAAAATTACACCCTCCTCCTGAGCTTTCCGGTAGAGATCCTCCGCCTGCCCCGGGGTCCGCAATTCCTTGTAGACTACATATACATTGGCTTCGGGATTCTGCGCCTTGATCCGAAGTGCTTGCTTGAGAGAGGTCAGGCAGCAGACCGAAGAGCAGTAAGGGAGATGATTCGGATCCCGACTTCCTGCGCACTGCAGGAACGCGACGTCCGAAACCTCTTTACCGTCACTGGGCCTGGTAACGGGGCCTTCAACATACCTCTCCTCGAACATGGCATTGGTAAGCACATTGGGAGATGTCCCGAAACCCAGGGATTCGTCCAGCCTGTTCGGATCATAGGGTTCCCATCCTGCCGCCATCACGATGGCACCGATGGCATGTTCGGCGCTGGACCCGTTCTGTCGAATCGTTACCTTGAACACACCCGGCCCCCCTACCGTCTTTTCGACCGTCGCCCCGGTATAGACGCTGATCTTGTCGTTGGAGGAAACCGCCTGGATCAACTCGTCGATATCGTTATCCTGGATTCCCTTATAGGGTGAAGTGGCGACCTGTTTGACTTTTTTCTGAAATCCTCCCAGTTGTTCTTCCTTTTCCACCAATACGACCGAATAACCAGCCTTGGCCGCCTCGAGAGCCGATGTCAAACCGGCAAGCCCCCCACCAACCACGAGGATATTACGGGAGATCTCCTCTTCCGGCTGATAGGGTTCAGGGAGTGACATGGCGTTGACCTTGGCCAACCCCATGCGGAGATAGTCCTCAGCCATCATCTGCGTGTCCTCGTCTCCCGGCTTTTGGCTCCAAACGACCTGTTCTCGAAGGTTGACCCGATCCAAAATGCAGTTATCGAAGCTGAAAACATCGTACATGACCCGGTGAGAACAGGCCGCGATGACCAAGGTGTTTACACCCTCATTGGCCATGTCGTCCTTGATCAATTGGACTCCTTCCTGGCCGCAGAGATTGGCGTGGGTCTTACAAATAGGAACCTTGCATTCATCGGTCGCCACCTTACCGAGCTGTTCTACATCGAGGGCATCGCCAATGCCGCATCCCGTACAAATATAGACTGCTATCTTCTTTTCCATTTGGCTTACCTCCTCGCGATGGATTGAATGGCCTTAAGGGCCGCCGCCGTTCCGTCCTGAACACATTCTGAGACGTTGGTGGGAACCCTCGCGCAACCCGCCGCATAAATGCCCGCTTTAACCCCATCGGAGGCCACGAATCCATAGTCATCGTATGGGACATCGATCGGTAGCGGATTCGAGGCGGTATTGGGTTCCATGCCGGTCGCCAGTACCACCATATCAACGGTGATCTCGTTGAGAGTCTCCTTGGTCGTATCCTCGACCCTTAACACCAGTCCTTTTCCTCCCCCCTCTTCAGGGGTGATCTTGGCCACCTTCCCTTTGAAGAAGTGAATTTTTTCATCTTCCTTGACCTTGGAATAGAAATTTTCAAGGCGATCCGTGGCCCGGACATCGATGAAAAAGATGTAGATCTCGGCGTCCGGATACTGCTCCCGAACATAGGTCGCCTGTTTCATGGAAGCCAGGCAGCAGACCCCGGAGCAAAAGGGAAGATGGTTTTCATCACGGGAACCGGCGCACTGGACGAAGGCCACGCTCTTTGGAGCCTCTCCATCGGA contains:
- a CDS encoding YkgJ family cysteine cluster protein — its product is MDRGHLFHFRCYPGISCFTQCCRDVTILLTPYDVVRLKNGLGISSDTFLDSYTLVLPKKNRLIPMVVLKMNEDDKRCPFVSEKGCSVYPDRPWPCRMYPLDMADDGTFHLITDPARCGGLKEKDTWKIDEWLKDQGTDPYDEMNELLSTITIPLQARDLDIDNPDISRMVFMSLYNLDKFREFVFKSSFLDRLDVEPERVERIKENDIELLKFSFDWIKFGLFGEKLFWVKETPRP
- a CDS encoding YkgJ family cysteine cluster protein, coding for MPDSVESGTVFHPLKESSFQFGCHRGIECFTKCCADLKLVLTPYDILRMKRRLELRSDVFLDRYTDTRLEPDFRFPRVILKMRDDDRRTCPFVTTDGCSIYEDRPGACRIYPLGRASMVLEDGKGKVSKEKFFIVREKHCLGFSEGRRWTPEEWMENEGLGEYNRLNDQWQEILTSSKNLGNADEIPRKIQMFFMASYNLDRFREFIFRSRFLSLFEVNPSEREDIASDDTALLHFAFRWLKFSLYGEGTIKMKA
- the ndk gene encoding nucleoside-diphosphate kinase, with amino-acid sequence MNQRTLSIIKPDGVSRSLIGEVIKRIEAADLKIKAMKMIHMTKEQAKGFYKVHEGKPFYESLTDFMSSGPCIVMVLEGEEAIRRYRELMGATNYEEAEEGTIRREFATDIEKNVVHGSDAEATARFEIGYFFNALEIH
- a CDS encoding hydrogenase iron-sulfur subunit yields the protein MEKKIAVYICTGCGIGDALDVEQLGKVATDECKVPICKTHANLCGQEGVQLIKDDMANEGVNTLVIAACSHRVMYDVFSFDNCILDRVNLREQVVWSQKPGDEDTQMMAEDYLRMGLAKVNAMSLPEPYQPEEEISRNILVVGGGLAGLTSALEAAKAGYSVVLVEKEEQLGGFQKKVKQVATSPYKGIQDNDIDELIQAVSSNDKISVYTGATVEKTVGGPGVFKVTIRQNGSSAEHAIGAIVMAAGWEPYDPNRLDESLGFGTSPNVLTNAMFEERYVEGPVTRPSDGKEVSDVAFLQCAGSRDPNHLPYCSSVCCLTSLKQALRIKAQNPEANVYVVYKELRTPGQAEDLYRKAQEEGVIFIRSQDHAVKVNGDSLMVEAEDELLGEKVLLENLDLVVLATGMVPVTTHGEDIYQKVEEEDEEGKKEEDDLAVPLDVIRESEILNLEYRQGPELPALKDDFPDSHFICFPYETRRTGIYAAGCVRRPMNIANVKEDAAGAAMKAIQCIELTSRGAAVHPRAGDLSFPEFAMQRCTQCKRCTVECPFGAINEDEKANPLPQPTRCRRCGVCMGACPERIISFKNYSVSMIGDMIKAIEVPEEDEEKPRILVLACENDAYPALDMAGIHRMKYNPWVRVIPLRCLGSMNLVWIADSLSKGIDGVLLLGCQHGDDYQCHFIRGSELANIRLSKVSETLDRLALESERVRFETVSIIDYDKLPALLDEFSEAIEEIGPNPFKGW
- a CDS encoding ogr/Delta-like zinc finger family protein, producing MESKDVPKCPHCGALMKKWRTPADSTWATAFQWVCFNDECPYFVRGWDFMMETQGVKASYRHRMNPETGKSGPLPAWSYDAHKDRIIED
- a CDS encoding 4Fe-4S dicluster domain-containing protein, which codes for MSVRVDPNLMKELREFGLKDASKCFHCGNCTAVCPLSTPENPFPRKLVKYAQMGLKDKLLKSPEPWLCYYCGDCSDNCPRQADPGETMMVMRRYLTSQYDWTGFARRFYTSEKFEIFAIVVVALLVGLALLLFRAGNPNMEHAHLNSVWPAPAIEIADLIMAGVLTFFLLSNTYRCFSFIMGDLKSKIPLEHYLMEAKELVIHFLTQKKFSDCTDKMQWLVHLLIMTGYSTAFMLVVIFLAGGIHVVGLSWEKIMFQRDVIYPFFHPIRLLGYYATFALLYGTTYALIGRIKKSKAPYKNSHGTDWMFLILLQLTTLTGIIVHFTRLLDWPMATYVIYAIHLMIAVPMLVLEVPFAKWAHLAFRPVVVYLMAVKDRYEKSLKGAA